A region from the Nonlabens sp. YIK11 genome encodes:
- a CDS encoding NAD(P)/FAD-dependent oxidoreductase, which translates to MQNSPTITIIGAGVSGLCAAIHLKNSGYNAQLYDAAAHVGGRVATDYKDGNILDHGFQVLLDSYPAAQEFLDLESLDLIKFSPGAYLFTDGKKSTVGDPTRDPSFLFMVAFSKVGLIKDKLKIFTLSRKLKQKSLKEIFEAKEQTTLAYLQEAGFSEKIISKFFKPFYAGIFLEDELQTSSRMFEFVFKMFAQGSATLSKNGIADIPKQLAEQLPSEHIHLNQPVSRVVGSQITLADGSKLESDYTIIATQADRLVPNLPISNMKWQEVTVLYFKTEHKGFGKPIIGLVSAKNTLSNNFHFLQDVFEGHETMLSVSIVKSHEYDINELAARVRMEMKEHCKIDAGELVHSKTIHKALPDLKNLNYSMNPTETQLTQNIYLAGDQLSNGSLNAAMLNGKAAAQAVIDKIEGKVVVG; encoded by the coding sequence ATGCAAAATTCTCCAACCATAACCATCATAGGCGCAGGCGTGAGCGGTCTGTGCGCCGCCATTCACCTCAAGAATTCTGGGTACAACGCACAATTATATGACGCTGCGGCTCATGTAGGTGGTCGTGTAGCGACAGACTACAAGGACGGTAACATACTCGATCATGGGTTCCAGGTATTGTTGGATTCCTACCCAGCAGCGCAGGAATTCTTGGATCTGGAATCTTTGGATCTTATCAAATTCTCACCAGGTGCCTACCTATTCACTGACGGTAAAAAATCAACCGTTGGAGATCCTACCAGAGATCCTAGTTTTCTATTCATGGTCGCTTTTTCAAAAGTTGGATTGATAAAAGACAAGTTGAAAATATTTACGCTTTCGCGAAAGCTGAAACAAAAATCTCTTAAGGAAATCTTTGAGGCAAAGGAACAAACCACACTGGCTTACCTGCAAGAAGCTGGATTTTCAGAGAAGATCATTTCAAAATTCTTTAAACCATTCTATGCGGGAATCTTTCTGGAAGATGAGCTGCAAACCAGTAGCCGAATGTTTGAATTTGTATTCAAAATGTTCGCGCAGGGCAGTGCCACCTTATCTAAAAACGGAATTGCAGACATTCCAAAGCAGCTTGCAGAACAGTTGCCAAGTGAGCACATTCACCTTAACCAACCCGTATCTAGAGTAGTAGGTTCCCAAATCACGCTAGCTGATGGATCAAAACTGGAATCTGATTACACGATCATAGCCACACAAGCCGATAGGCTGGTACCTAATCTTCCTATCTCAAACATGAAGTGGCAGGAGGTTACCGTGCTATACTTCAAAACGGAACATAAAGGTTTCGGCAAACCTATTATTGGACTGGTGAGCGCAAAAAACACGCTAAGTAATAATTTCCATTTTTTGCAAGATGTGTTTGAAGGTCATGAAACAATGCTGAGCGTTTCTATTGTGAAGAGCCATGAATACGACATTAACGAACTGGCAGCGAGAGTGCGAATGGAAATGAAGGAGCATTGTAAGATCGATGCTGGTGAATTGGTCCATTCTAAAACGATCCATAAAGCATTACCAGACTTGAAAAATCTTAATTACTCCATGAATCCTACTGAAACACAGCTAACCCAAAACATATATCTAGCAGGTGATCAATTGAGTAATGGATCGCTCAATGCAGCAATGCTCAACGGTAAAGCTGCAGCACAAGCCGTGATCGATAAAATTGAAGGAAAAGTAGTGGTAGGCTAG
- a CDS encoding isopenicillin N synthase family dioxygenase, which translates to MNNIPSVDLADFLSDDPERKKKFIDEIGKAYEEIGFVALKNHFLSDELVEKLYAQVEKFFQLPVETKESYERPELGGQRGYVSFGKEHAKGKKEGDLKEFWHFGQEPSDDADLTETYPDNVKVKELPEFNKTGMEAYRMLEKTGIYVLRALALHIGLQENYFDHWASNGNSILRPIHYPPITSEPENAVRAGAHGDINLITLLMGASAPGLQVQRRDGEWLDAIAQEDELVINVGDMLQRHTNNKLRSTIHRVVNPPRELWHTHRYSIPFFLHPRSDMRLDCLEECIDEDHPKQYEDITAGEFLHQRLVEIGLIKK; encoded by the coding sequence ATGAACAACATACCTAGCGTGGATCTTGCAGATTTCCTAAGCGATGATCCAGAGAGAAAAAAGAAATTTATTGATGAAATTGGAAAGGCCTATGAAGAGATAGGTTTTGTGGCGCTTAAGAACCACTTTCTTTCTGATGAGTTGGTAGAAAAATTATATGCACAGGTTGAAAAATTCTTTCAGCTGCCTGTGGAAACCAAGGAATCCTATGAGCGTCCAGAATTAGGCGGCCAGCGTGGATATGTTTCTTTTGGGAAAGAACATGCCAAAGGAAAAAAAGAAGGTGATTTGAAGGAGTTCTGGCATTTTGGTCAAGAGCCTAGCGATGATGCAGACCTTACGGAAACCTATCCGGATAACGTAAAAGTCAAAGAACTACCCGAATTCAACAAAACAGGAATGGAAGCTTATAGAATGCTGGAGAAAACCGGTATTTATGTACTTAGAGCTTTGGCACTGCACATAGGACTTCAAGAAAATTACTTTGATCACTGGGCTAGTAATGGTAACTCTATTTTGAGACCTATTCATTATCCACCTATAACCAGCGAACCAGAAAATGCGGTACGCGCCGGTGCTCATGGTGATATCAATTTGATTACCCTATTGATGGGCGCGAGCGCTCCTGGATTACAAGTACAACGTCGTGATGGTGAGTGGCTGGATGCCATCGCCCAAGAAGATGAATTAGTGATCAACGTAGGTGATATGTTGCAACGACACACCAACAATAAATTGCGATCTACCATTCACCGAGTGGTAAATCCACCAAGAGAATTGTGGCATACACACCGCTACTCTATTCCGTTCTTTTTACATCCACGTAGTGATATGAGATTGGATTGTCTGGAAGAGTGTATCGATGAGGATCACCCTAAACAATATGAAGACATCACTGCAGGTGAGTTTTTACACCAGCGATTAGTAGAAATAGGACTGATCAAGAAATAG
- a CDS encoding phosphatase PAP2 family protein, producing the protein MYRIYRASIMFKKICFILLSFCVTINAQKDSIIDSTKTEIQLTGFIAPAALIAIGMYGLHNEPFKKWDVDLNNSLSKEGQQTSIDDYIYLVPGIAVYGLDLMGVEPKNNVLDRSLQLGASLGLMYVGVKTMKRTIGRKRPDGLGNSAFPSGHTAFAFVLAEFAHQELGHISYWYSIGAYSIATTTAYLRLYNNKHWFTDVIAGAGIGMFLTKLVYYAYPKLKNLIFKPSIDNESVRFSFSPQLVENKIGAGFNLTF; encoded by the coding sequence TTGTATAGAATTTACAGAGCGTCCATCATGTTCAAAAAAATATGTTTTATCCTGCTTTCATTCTGTGTCACAATCAATGCACAGAAAGACAGTATTATAGATTCTACAAAAACAGAGATTCAATTAACCGGATTTATAGCTCCTGCAGCACTGATTGCTATAGGTATGTATGGACTACATAACGAGCCCTTTAAAAAATGGGATGTCGATCTCAATAATTCTTTAAGTAAAGAAGGCCAACAAACATCAATAGATGACTATATCTATCTGGTTCCTGGGATCGCGGTTTATGGTTTGGACCTCATGGGTGTCGAACCTAAAAACAATGTTCTTGATAGAAGTTTACAATTGGGAGCCAGTTTAGGTTTGATGTATGTAGGCGTTAAAACCATGAAACGAACTATAGGCAGAAAAAGGCCAGACGGTTTAGGAAACAGCGCTTTTCCTTCTGGGCATACGGCATTTGCATTTGTGTTGGCAGAGTTTGCCCATCAGGAATTAGGGCATATTTCATATTGGTACAGCATAGGTGCGTACTCCATCGCGACAACAACGGCTTATTTGAGATTATATAATAATAAGCACTGGTTTACCGATGTAATTGCTGGCGCTGGTATAGGAATGTTTTTGACTAAGTTGGTGTATTATGCCTATCCAAAGCTAAAGAATCTTATCTTTAAACCTAGTATTGATAACGAATCTGTGAGGTTTTCATTCTCACCACAATTGGTTGAAAATAAAATTGGAGCAGGATTTAATTTGACTTTTTAA
- a CDS encoding thiamine pyrophosphate-dependent enzyme, with product MSSISSGIELNQINHELALELYKGMLLPRLVEEKMLILLRQGRISKWFSGIGQEAIAVGVTMAMQSDEYILPMHRNLGVFTSRGIPLWKLFAQWQGKLEGFTKGRDRSFHFGTQEYKIIGMISHLGPQLGVADGIALAQKLRNSQKATVVFTGEGGTSEGDFHEALNVASVWDLPVLFCIENNGYGLSTPTSEQYRCENLADRAIGYGMESHVIDGNNIIEVYHKTSQILEDMRKNPRPVLIEFKTFRRRGHEEASGTKYVPDELMDYWEQRDPVRMLEQELLDKQYITSADILEWSDEIKSQIEDHLNIAFAKAEPNSTIEKELADVYKPVTYNNTTSNGETENIRFVDAIHKGLKSAMRAHEDLIIMGQDIADYGGVFKITDGFLEEFGKDRVRNTPICESAIVEVAMGLSIAGMKAVVEMQFADFVSSGFNPIVNYLAKSHYRWNQNADVVIRMPCGAGVGAGPFHSQTNESWFYTIPGLKIVYPSSPADAKGLLIAAINDPNPVLYFEHKALYRSIYGDVPIDDVEIEIGKARLVCEGKDATIITYGAAVHWVLPLIGDFEETMDVLDLRTLSPLDVETILTSIKKTGRVLLVSEDNLTGSVSSDIASMIGESCFEYLDAPVMRIGSIDTPIPFHKDLESDYLPQKRIKESLKSLLEY from the coding sequence ATGTCTTCAATTTCTTCTGGAATAGAATTAAATCAAATCAATCACGAGCTGGCTTTAGAACTATACAAAGGCATGCTATTACCCAGACTAGTAGAAGAAAAAATGCTCATCCTATTGCGCCAAGGCAGGATTTCAAAATGGTTCTCTGGCATAGGTCAAGAAGCGATCGCTGTAGGTGTGACTATGGCGATGCAATCTGATGAATACATTTTACCTATGCATAGAAACTTGGGTGTATTCACTTCAAGAGGCATCCCATTGTGGAAACTATTCGCACAGTGGCAGGGCAAGCTGGAAGGTTTTACAAAAGGTCGCGACCGCAGCTTCCATTTTGGAACTCAAGAGTACAAGATCATAGGAATGATTTCGCATCTGGGACCACAATTGGGTGTGGCAGATGGTATCGCGCTTGCCCAAAAATTAAGAAATAGCCAAAAGGCTACCGTAGTTTTTACTGGTGAAGGTGGAACCAGCGAAGGCGATTTTCACGAGGCGCTCAACGTAGCCAGCGTTTGGGATCTTCCTGTTTTGTTTTGTATAGAGAACAACGGCTATGGACTTAGTACACCAACGTCAGAGCAATACCGCTGTGAAAACCTAGCAGATCGCGCCATAGGTTATGGAATGGAATCGCACGTCATTGATGGCAATAATATCATCGAGGTGTATCATAAAACCTCGCAGATTCTGGAAGATATGAGAAAGAATCCGCGGCCTGTTTTGATAGAATTTAAAACCTTTAGGAGACGTGGACATGAAGAGGCCAGCGGTACCAAATATGTTCCAGATGAGCTCATGGATTACTGGGAACAGCGCGATCCAGTGCGCATGTTGGAGCAGGAACTTTTGGATAAACAATACATCACATCAGCAGACATCTTGGAATGGAGCGATGAGATCAAGTCACAGATTGAAGATCATTTGAATATCGCTTTCGCGAAAGCGGAACCTAATTCCACCATAGAAAAAGAGTTGGCAGACGTCTACAAACCCGTCACGTATAACAATACAACTTCTAACGGTGAAACGGAGAACATCAGGTTTGTGGATGCCATTCATAAAGGTTTGAAATCTGCCATGCGAGCGCATGAAGACCTGATCATCATGGGACAGGACATCGCAGATTATGGAGGTGTTTTTAAGATTACTGATGGCTTTCTTGAGGAATTTGGCAAGGATCGCGTGCGTAACACGCCTATTTGTGAAAGCGCTATCGTAGAAGTGGCCATGGGATTGAGTATTGCTGGGATGAAGGCGGTTGTAGAAATGCAGTTTGCAGATTTTGTGAGCAGCGGATTTAATCCTATCGTAAATTATCTGGCCAAATCCCATTACCGCTGGAATCAAAATGCAGATGTCGTGATCAGGATGCCTTGTGGTGCTGGTGTTGGCGCTGGTCCATTTCATTCCCAAACTAATGAATCCTGGTTCTATACCATTCCAGGTCTGAAAATTGTGTATCCATCCAGTCCAGCAGATGCAAAAGGATTATTGATCGCGGCCATCAATGACCCCAATCCTGTTCTTTACTTTGAGCACAAAGCTTTATACAGGTCTATTTATGGTGATGTGCCCATTGATGACGTAGAAATTGAAATAGGAAAAGCCCGATTGGTTTGTGAAGGAAAAGATGCGACCATCATTACATATGGAGCCGCTGTGCATTGGGTATTACCGTTAATCGGCGATTTTGAAGAGACCATGGATGTGCTAGACTTGAGAACTTTATCGCCTCTAGACGTGGAAACCATTCTCACGAGTATCAAGAAAACCGGTCGAGTGTTGCTGGTCTCTGAAGATAATTTAACTGGTAGCGTTTCCAGTGATATTGCTTCTATGATAGGAGAAAGCTGTTTTGAATACCTGGACGCTCCAGTAATGAGGATAGGTAGTATCGATACACCTATACCGTTCCATAAAGATCTGGAATCAGATTATTTACCGCAAAAGAGAATTA